CGACCCATCCATGAAAAGGATCCATCTTGATTCTGACTCTGCAACTTGATTGGTTGGAGGAGCGGGCAGAGGAGTTGCTTCTACTTGGCACTTTTCTCCTTTTTACTCGAAGCATTGAGCTCTACAATGAAATTAGATATAGCTTGGTCCTTAATAGCGGTCCTCGGTCGGAACTGGATATTAAACTCCTCGAGTTCAATCTCCCACTTAGTTAGCTGACCTGATACCTTAGGCTTATAGAGGACTTGCTTGAGGGCAGAGTCAGTCAGGATGATGATGGAATGGGCCTAAAAGTACGGGTGTAACCTCCGAGCTGAGACAATCAGGCAGAGTGCTAACTTCTCCAGAGCCGGGTACCTCGTCTTAGCATGCACCATTGCTTTTCTTACATAGTACACCGGGTGCTGCTTGCCCCCCACCTCCCTGATCAGCGTGGAGCTAACGGCTGAGGCTGAGACCACCAGATATAGGAATAAGGACTCACCCTCTTCAGGATTAGACAGTAGGGGCGGTGAGCCCAGATACTACTATAACTGATGGAAGGCTTGCTCGCACTCTGACGTCCACTCAACCTTCTTATCGCTCTTCAGTTActgaaagaaggggagacatttgtcAATGGCTCTAGATATAAACCATTCATGCATTGCTACTTGCCCGATGAGACATTGTATCTCTTTTATCATCCAAGGTGAGTTCGTATCGAGGAGTGTCTTGATCTTGTCAGGGTTTGCTTCAATGCCCTATTGATTGACCTGAAACCCGAGGAATTTGCCGGAGCCGACTCCAAAGGCACACTTCACGTGATTCAGCTTCATATGGTATTCTCGGAGGATGGAGAAGGTCTCTTTGAGATTTGCTAGGTGATTGGACGCCCTGATGCTcttgataagcatgtcatcaacgtaaacCTCTATGGTGTGTCGTATCTGCTTGTCGTATCTGCTTGGCAAACGTCTAGTTCACTAATCTCTGATATGTGGCCCCAGCATTTTTTAGGCCGAACGGCATaacccggtaacagtagagccCCTTGTCAGTGATAAAGGTAGTCTTCTACTTATCTGGGGTGTGCATTGTGATCTGGTTATACTTAGAGTAGGCATCCAGGAAGGAGAATAGTTCATGCCCAGCCGTATTGTCTACTAGCTGGTCAATCCAAGGCAAGGGGAAACTATCCTTGGGACAGACCTTGTTCAAGTTCGAGTAGTCCACACAGACCTCCACTTCTCATTTGTTTTCTTGATGAGGACCACATTTGCGATCTAATCTGGATAGTGCACCTCCTTGATGAAGCCAACGCTGAGGAGTTTGGAGACCTTGTCGGCTATAGCTGCATATCGCTTAGCGTTGAACGCTCTCCTCTTCTATTTTATTGGCATGTGATCAGGGTCCACATTCAGCCTGTGGACCATGACATCGGGAGAGATTCCCGGCATGTCCTCATGTGACTATGCGAAGACGTCTCTATGCTGCTACAGGAAGGCCAACATCTGAGACTGTTGCTTGGAATTCAATGACATGCCGAGCTAAACAGTTTTGCTCGCTTCTGCTTCATCAAGCGGCATGGCCTCTAAGTCCTTCATGGATGAATCCTCTGTAGGACCCTTGGGATCGAGGACATTAATGGTGAGGGCCTACTTTGCTGACCCTTTTCTCACTGTTATCACATAACATTTTCAAGCTTCACACTGATCGCATCGGAGATAGCTTATCCCGCCATCGGCGGGGAATTTCATCATTAGATGGTATGTGGACACAACCGCCCTCATTGCATTGAGGGAGGGTCTGCCCAGGATGATGTTGTGCACTGATGGCACATTAATAACAAGGAAGTCCACCAAAAGGGTGACTTGATGCTGTCTTTCTCTCATAGTCACAGGGAGGGAGATAGCTCCCTCGAAGATCACCCTTTCTTTGACAAGGCCGTGTAGAGGGGTCTTCACTGGTCTGAGGCGTGACCTTGGAATCCCCATTCTTTTGAAGGCCTCTGAGTAGATGATATCAGCCAAGTCCCGATGTCGACCAGGATGCGGTAGACCTTGTGGTTGACTATGGTCATTGCCACCAATAAGGTATTGTCGTGCGAATACTGGATTCCACACGCATCATCTTTTGTGAAGGTCAGGCTGCAGGAACTGACTCGGAGCTCTTTCTTCAGCCTCTCGGTCATGTGGACGTAGTGCTCTGGATCGGACTTCCGAGAGTGGGCTTTACGAGCCCTGTTTGAGTCTCCTCCACTGGACGAACCGCCAAAGATGGTACGGATTTTGACCGGTTCTTCCACAGTTTTGCTTAGCTGCTCTTCTCTTTGAGCTGATTTCTCCTCAGTATATCGACGTAGATGACCCTTACGAatgagggtctcgatctcatcCTTGAGATCCACGCAGTCACTCGTGTTGTGACTGTGGTCATGATGGAACCGGCAATACTTGCGCTTGTCTCGGGGCTCCACGTCGGCTTACATGCAAATGGGCCAATTCTGGAGTTTTGACCCCTGATGTCCAGTAGTATTTGTTCTGTAGACATGTTAAGGGGAGTGTAGGAATGGAACTTGCCCTCAGGCTTCCTGCTCGGGCGACGATCACAAGGAACATAGTCGTTCGATTTCTTGTTGGATGACTGGGGCTCTTCGTTCCTCAGCCTCTTCCCTTTAGTTGATGGCTCTGCTACTTGGATATTTTTGCAAGAGTTGGATAACTCCCCAGCATTAGTGTATTTCTGAGCTCTGGTGACGAGCTCGACCAACATCTTCGGTGGGTTCTTCCCAATTGAGAAGGTAAACTTCCACTCTTTTAGTTCGCTGAACATGGCAGAGAGCACCATTTGGTCATCATAATCCTCCACCTGTAATGCCTCTTCATTAAAGTGAGCGATGAAGTCCTTTAATGACTCTTTAGGCCCCTGTTTGATGGTGAACAAATGAGTAGTCTGCTTCCAactcttcttaccacttatgaactGGGTAAAGAACAATCTGCTAAGCTCTGCGAAGGAGCCGACCGAATTAGGCTTGAGTTGCATGTACCAACTCCGAGCTGATCCAGTAAGGTTGATCGAAAAGCCATGACACATCATTGCATCCATGGTCGTCTGGATTTGCATCCACGAGCGATAGGCCTTTACGTGTTCGGATGGGTCTCCACTCCCAGAGTACTGGATGATGGGAGGTATTAGGAACCTCTGGGGCATCACCTCGCTCATGATTGTGGGGGTGAAGGGaggttcggtctcttccatcatcaccTGAACAGCGGCAGGGACAGATGAAGGCTACTGATTTTGCTGTAATGTTTAAATCCAATTGCTAAGTTTAACGAACCGTGTCTCGCACAAATCTCCTCCCCCCTCCTCTCTAGCTCGTGACGGAGGTTTGTCGATGCTAGGGCCGAGGTGACCGAGGCATTTGTCAGAGCCCGAGTCATTAGGTTCCGAGCTAAAACTTGGTTTTGAGTCGAAGGGGGGTTCTGGACTGAAGGTGGAACTTGGGCGGATTGATTTTGTGATCCTTCGGGTCTCACACTCCGCAGTATGGACTCGACTTCCACTACTGGTCCGACTATTTCCCGGACGGGGTGTGACTGCTGCTCCTGTCGTTTCTTTATCTAATTGATTTCGTCGCGTAAGGCTTGGATCTCATTTTGTATGGCTTGATACTTGCTCGTCCAATTACGAGAATGTTGAGATGGTCCTGGAGTCAACTCGATGTGAAGTAACGAGAAAGACCGAGTCGGATCATTCGGCTTTGCCTCCATAGCTATGaacttcttctttcctcttgccaaTGCACTAGAAAATAGGAAACTGACTTTTCATACCACTtttccacagacggcgccaaaaatgtTGCTGTGAAAATCTGGATTACTCTTCACTTGGAGCTCCAAACTCCTACCGAGCCCTAGCCCTGCACAAAAataatgagcaaaggagaccctggcttaaacaggggacccttcgatgcctaagtcaggtcaagggaatcttgGTCTAAGTTGAGTTGTAGAGGGAGAgtgtgagatattgcgtacctgtctCCTCCCTTAAAGATGCTACTTATATCCCCTAGCTTAGAATGGGCATGTCCGCATAAGTCGGTGCATCTTTGTGCATTCACCACATCTCGCGAATAATTCGGCCACCCAGTCATTTGGTGGTCATGAGGACGTGGGCAGTTGAGTAACTATCGCCACTCATGTAGTAGTAGGACACCTCATGATCCCCCTTATTAGTGGATTCCGATCTGAATTCCGAGCTGACCGTCTCGTCCTCGGATCACTCCAAGCTCCAAGTTAATCGTCCAGGCCTAGGACCTCCCTCGGCTTCGAGCCGACCGCCTTGACCTCGGATCACTCCAAGCTCTGAGTTAGCCTTTGACTCCACGGGCCTCAAATTAAAGGCGTAAAGAATGTCGGGTTGGAAGTCATGCCTCTGTCTATTTATATAACTCCGAGCTTAGTCTTGCACCTCGAGTCGGCTCTGAATAACCTCGAGTCTCGAAGTTCAGGTGTCTCTAATCTTCCCATAACAGTCATTAACCTGGTCACTAGATTATGTGACTCGGGCATGGTTTTTCAAGTTAAGCATGACTTGGTTGATCCGGTTGAATCAAACTATGTGGAATGATTTTAATCAATGGTAAGTCTTGATTTTAGAAGGAAAATGATTGATTAAAAGGCAAAAGataatattttttctttctttctttcttttgctttCAGTCTTTTTTGTCACTTTCTCTATTTCTAATTTTCAAGTCTTATCATCTGTCCTTCCCTTTCTCCGActttcaaatttttaattttatatctttcttttattttatttttttaaatttcttttttttaagggaTTTTTACCttaaattttctgaatttttattttatctaaTATTGTTTATATTATAATTATTAATAAATCTAATTGAGTCAAACATGGACTGGATGAGTCATTGACTTGACataaaataaactagaatatTAAAAaccactacaagcttcatctcttagccttaatTAAGAGATTTAGACTATCATAAATATGATTGAATTAAactcagtatatatatatatatatatatatatacacacacacacacaccgctACTCCTTGCTCTCTTTTCCAAATCCTAAATTGtgtttaaaataatctaaaacatCTCTTTAAATAGGGAAAATTCACATTGACTTTGAATTTTTGCAATTTTGTCACACTTTAATCGCACCGACAATCGTCATTGATCATACTAAGTCCAGCCAAATATTCCTTCGACCGCAATCAAATTTCATCGAAATCTATCTGAAGTCTATGTCGGTTAGTCAAGATTTTGGATTTTCTTAACTATTGTTTAGGTCATTCACGTGATGGACAATTAAGTTGGGTGGGGTCCCGTCTAAATCAAGTCCATTTAGTTTTAATTGTGTGTATGCATTACACTACCGAAAAAATGAGGTTTCCTAAGCTACAAAGGTGTATATGAATTATCTACTCACCATGCATATGTCAAAGTAGCACGTGCGTGCAATATAGTCCATCAAACCGGTGGGCCCAAGCATTTAATTCTCTTATTTGTCCAAAATCCAAtttaaaacctaaatttaaagaATTTATGGTATCTGAATATGGTCAAATCCAAATCTTGGTCGTTAAGATCAAAATTTGAAGTGGAAAAGACCTGGACCCACCAAGACCTGGTCCTAATGAGCAACTCAAGTTCCAACCCTTAACACTCCTATATACAGAACAAGTTCAAACCCTGTTGCATCATTCAAAGTTACCTGTAACACCAAGATGAAACTACTAAGTTGCATGCAATATAAAACATGCTTTTACATTTGTAAACCTAagtagaatcattcttagaaactCTAAATTTACCTAATGTGGATAACATAAATTTCGAAATGTCTTAACTTTAGTAGTGTACTTTGTTCCAGTAGAGCCATCTTATGAAATTGGGTGCCTTTAATTTGTTATGAAACATGAATTTTCAATAGGATCGACACCCTGGTCGCTTCGATTAAGTAATTCTTAATTTTCCCTAATTTCCtgttggactttttttttttttttttttaaagattttcgatTCTATCAAAGGAGGCTTTGATCATATTGACAAGCCATTGATAATTGTCGATCCTATCGAAAGTCCCATCAATAGTTTGCACAACTTCTTTGTAAGTGCACATTTTTGTTTCTAATTCCGCATGCGAGTTATATAAACGGGTGTAATATGGGTTTAAGGTATAGGAAGCTTGTTCTAGAGAAGGCTAAGGCTTGGAGAAaggggatttagggttttctaCTATACAGTTTGCATGAAAGTtaattccatctcttgtaattttattttcataatggaTTGCCTATCACTTTGTCCTGTACTTTTTTCCCGTAGGCTTTTTCCGCTTAAATTGCGGTGTTCTTTGTGAATTCTCGAATATTCTATCTCTGTGCTTATTTAATTCATGTCTAGGTGATGCTTTCGTGCCCAATAAGTGATATCAAAGCAATAAGATTATTATTTGGGGTTTCAAATTGAATTTGAAGACATGGCATTGAAGGGGATGAATGTTAAATTCAAGATAGAgaaatttataggtaaaaataattttgaactgtAGAGAGTGAAGATCAAAACCATTCTAATTCAACAAGGGTTACTACAAGCTCTCTTTGGAAAAGCAAAGCATCCTAATACTATGAACGATGAATAGTGAGATGAACTAGATCAAAAGGTAATTAGTACAATTTAATTGTGCATAGccaatgaggttctctataatatcATTAGTTAGACAACTGCCGCAAGattgtgggtgaagttagagaGCCTCTAAATGACAAGATTTCTCTCCAATTGTCTATTTCTAAAGAAGCAATTATATAATTTGAAGATAAcagaaaagaaaaatctcaatGAACATATCAACAACTTCAATAAAGTACTTTACAAATTAATGAGCATGGATATGAAGATCAACAAGAAAGATCAAACCctatgttagtgcacttatttatgCACCTTGTTAGTCAATCACACGCATCTATGTGTTAAGAACTAAGttaagcccttggaagctgaagatcgaagacacatgaagactgtAGCATCAAGGAAGTAAAGAAcaagtaaatgaggtgccttggtgaccctaatcttgatccaaaacaactCTTGAGCCTCTTGATAATTGTGACCCTAATAGGAAAAAACTTTATGAAATTGAATGTAGGGAGCCCACGAGCTATGCGCGGAAGCTTGACGGAGCTAAATAATTatggctatgtcctagagggagatGATTAGGACTAATTAAAAATTATGTCTTTTAAAATATACTTGCTTAACTTAAAttaatatgcaaattaaactaagtaagatatttaactctaaggcttccaagttaatagagggtccaattacaAAGATTATAAAAGATGTGGCAATtaaacaactagtctataaacatgatagtgtacatgtgtatgtgggatgtgctacctattaactcctaacattcatctaatcatgcatacatataattaaaaatttatcacataagcataatcaaacaagtgctcaaatacaatcctaaacacaaacatatataatggttcggtttccctactctacTCTTGGTGAACGCACTCTGTCCTAGAGTGTATGCTGGTATTCAATATcttagaggttttaaattaggttcgcttctaacctttacaatcctataaAAGGACTAGCCCTCTAAGAGATTTATGTGATTTTTTATAGGCTAGACACGAACCTTGGTCCTACCCAAGAACATATACATACAAACCTGTGTTAGTGGTTTACACAAGGACTTAATTTAGGTCTTATAAAAGACCTAaggtcctatataagaaccttATAGAATTTGGCAATCAAACTcttatactcaatcctacacaaggaatgaatGTACATTGGACTCTACAAATGACAACCTTATTTGTTGGATTGAGCCCTGTTGATATGTTGTAttgggttgcttgattgatgctcttATATGCTTTAATCAGCTCCCATTCGGTCCCCCAATCATGATGTTGATTTTTTTCTaaggcttcagctccaagatcaaacaccttatatGTGGCGCTCCTTTGAGGAGATCAAGGTGACAAGAGTTAGgcaaatctcctacaactaatgataaGGTTGGGTTCCTAGTAGGGATTCACATAGATGGTCATTTTAGAGGTTATTTAAACAAATGATATACTTATTAAGTTTAGTATAACCTTTAGAGAATGTGAGATGTTAAGTTCTTTCATAAATGGAGCATTTGAATGCTCATAGAGTGATAAACCACTTGGAAGATGGCACTAATCTCAATGGGTGAGATCCTATAAGGATTTGAAAGTATTAGAACACTTTAGGATCTTTTTCTCACTCAAAACTATCATTTCTTTAAAAATCCAGTTACAAGACTTATATGAAAAATGCTACAACGGATTTATAATGGCTAGTATTCGGTCAGACCAAACACAGGGTCGGTCTGATCGAAACTAGCAAGGCAGGGTTAATTCAATCAAAACTACCAGAACATTCATTTATAAAAACTGTAGGTTGAAGATAAAGTTGCATTAGAGTTGGCTTTGGTCACACTGAAGGACTTTTTGATAGCAgctaaattacataaatttcagGGCTTTTCTTATTGTCCTGTTTTAAGCACCTTCGGTGGGACCGAAAGTTATTGAAATTGCTGTAAAGCCTAGTAGAACATGTTCAAATGAATTCCTATGGTTTTGGATGATCAAACAACGTTTTCCTATTATGATGGGATCATTTAGATGTATCTTTTTTTGGACCTAAAGGGGTTTAAGGTTATGATACACCACTAAGTCTGTTTCTTCATTCCTTGATTCTCCATCTCTTAGTGCCTTCGGTGTTCATTGTCTTCCAATGGAGGTTCACCCACTCACTGACATAGacccacgtgattgacaaataaggtatAAAAATAAGTGCACTACACTTTGTGTGATCATGCTTTAGTCTTATGAGCCTTATTGAAACATAATAAGATAGGATATAGAGGTCTCGAGCTACTAGAAATCAAATTGCCCAAATTGACAACTTGAGCAAAGATTGATCAAGTCAATCGACCGAATATGGCAAAATTTTTTCAGCAAGCATCTGACCTAAATATGATTTAGTTCAAGCACTCTAAGTGTGAGCTCAATCAATTGAGGAATCTTTGATTCCTCTCCAATGATTGAACTTGATCGATCGAACATGgtcaaaatagtccagcgagttcACTGGACCATTTTGGCCTAGCTCAATCGATCAAGGGCCACGCTTAATTTCTCGAGCCTAGCCATTTGAGATCTGTTGGTGtccttttattatatatattacattcagATCTTTGGGCATTTTATGAATTTTGGCATTTTGGAGACTCTAATGTAtctcaagatctatcaaacctcTTTGGCTATATGCTAATGAGATCCATGCTTtcttcttagtgattcttcaTTCTAATGAGCGTTCCATGCTCCTCTACAAGAAGATCATGATCTCAAGCATTCTCCATAATTTAAGCATCAATTCTATTAGTAAATCCTAATGTCTATCAACCTCTAGAGTGTCCATCAAGGAGAATCTTATAGGAgttcaacttttcattagttataggagattctacacaactcccatcaccttggtcaccttaaaGGAGCATCACCTGCAAGATGTTTAATCTTGGATCTGAAATATTTGTAACGCATCAGTATCAATGATCGGGAGAGCAAAATAGGAGCTAATTGAAGCAtgagagagcatcgatcaagcatccCAATATGTTACGTTAAAGGAGCTCAGTTCTATAAGTGTCAATTAATGAATCTATACTCTCTTTTCTTGTATAGGATTGAAAGTAAGAGTTTATAATCAAAACTCAATCtgttcttatgtaggacttaggctcttgtatagggcaGAATTTACCAAACATGAGTGTATACATTTTACTCTTCGTGGGAGCCTTTAACGAGAGAAAACGTAGGTCCTTAGACtaggaccgaggttgttggttatTTGATTGAAAACCATTTAAAGTCCTGTGTAGGAGTGTACACTAGTTCCTTATGTAGGGTTATAAATGTTAAATGTGAACCTGACTTAAAAACTCTGATAGTGAAATTTGATATACTCATGGATTGAGTGCATCTGCCAAAGTAGAGTaaggaaactgaaccactatacatgcttgtgtttaggaTTATTATTTGagtacttatttaattatgcttatgtttttgattaatgaattatatgtatgcatgattagataaatcttaggagttaatagttagcacatcttACAGATGTAAGGCcagtatcctagaccgtaccgttccttagactcctgcGATCATCcccgtcgaattttggcaacccacgacctgtaatcggcattttctcgtgaccctaagtcgcatctcatagatctgagtcgagtcgacccgagacttgtaatATTGCAaccgtgtcgtcgccgcggttctaatgccatgacttgcgcaccgatgcgatacccaggctaagagttgtgggcccacgtttatctcTAAGAAATGCCGTGTATTGTGAATCCGGAGAGAATATCTACctaatctatcacatcaatcaatcaagtacacatcccatcacaacccatacctagcctaTCCCTCTCtaaccaacaaggcatgacaccatTACAAGAAAATATgtctttagccacaattttttagcctcagttaaaaaaatggaggctaaatgtgttttttagccttagttgttaaggaactgaggctaaaagttcatttttagcctcagttgcataggaaccgaggtgaaaaatgaacttttagcctcagttccttagcaacgaaggcgaaaagtctactttttagccttagttgcataggaaccaaggcgaaaaatgaacttttaacctcagttgcataggaaccaaggcgaaaagtctaccttttagcctcagttgcataggaaccgaggcgaaaagtctaccttttagccttggttgcataagaaccgaggcgaaaagtctaccttttaatctcacttgcataggaaccaaggcgaaaagtctactttttagtctcaattgcataggaatcgaggcgaaaagtctaccttttagcctcagttgcataggaaccgaggtgaaaagtctaccttttagccttagttgcataggaaccgaggcaaaaagtctaccttttaacctcagttctataggaaccaaggcaaaaagtctaccttttagtctcccttgcataagaaccgaggcgaaatgTCTACCTTTTAGTCTcccttgcataggaaccgaggcgaaaagtctaccttttagcctcagttgcataagaaccgaggcgaaaagtctaccttttagcctcagttccataaaaaccgaggcgaaaagtctaccttttagcctcggttacataggaaccgaggccaaaagtctaccttttagcctccgTTACTTTACTATTTTACCTCATTTGCATAGAATCGACACCAAAAGTCTACTTATCGGGATAGGCAGATGCCCCACGGGCCATCTAGCGGCCATCGTGATCTATGACTtctacccacaccgttcatctatttttttttcatatcaatttAGAACActggacgaaaaataagacagcttctagtcttaaatggaccacacagtggggattaaattcctaccattgaaaaattctcagggccacagaagttataGAGTTAtagatcagtatgatatttattttttcacttcatccaggtatatatgaccgtatcaacaggttagatggaaaataaaaggcacggtggaccctacgaaggtttcaatgctgGGCGTTCTTAGCACTGcttcttcttatggtgtggtccacttaagcctttcatctgccttattttttatccaatattttaaaatgatatagaaaaatggatggatggtgtggataaaagtaaCACATCATAGTGTCCCCTCAGTGGCCCGTGCGGCCTCCGCCAGTACCGAGCTCAGAACAGGAGGGCGTAGTACCTGATGCGCgccctactttttagcctcagctGACTAGGCCAAAGGTCTACTCACCGTGAGCGCCTTggtgagagagagcgagagactcGCCATCGATGGGTTTTTACCCGAGCCAAACCAGAAAaacgaaaagaagaaaagaaaaaggagagagagagagagagggagggagagatcgaagcaagaaaaagaaaggaagatgaaaaaaaaatttaaaaatcgaAGATCTGATCTTCAATCGATCTCGACATCGCCAGGTACGTACGAATCTCCCTTCGATCTTTGTTATTCACCGTGCAATCTGGCATTTCTTCCCATTTCTTCGACCATTCGTCGCTAATTGAAGAAGGGAATCGCTAGGGTTCGTGGCTCTTGGAGTGTCGGTTCCTCTCAAAATTGTGGTGGGAAttgctagggtttttttttttggtaggaaTGGTTGGGTTTTGATGCGTTTTGTGGGAAAAAGTTTCAGAAAATTCAGTCTTGTGCCTTTTTTTTCCCTACATTTTGTGTGTTTTTGCCGGAATTGCTGAGTTTCTGGAAATCGCTTTTGATTTTGTCGGGGCGAGTTAGGTTTTGGATGCCGTAGATGTGGGAGAAATCCCAAAGGTTTTATTTTTTGCGTATTGTGTATGAGTTGTGGTTTGATTTGTTGGAATTTGCTTTGGAGTTTCTGAGATTGGCCCCTTTCGGAAATCTCTCTTCGACTCTGATGTGATTTgtttggaaattagggttttggcCTTTTTTAAGCAATGCTGCATCAGGTGAATTTTCAGAGAAGTGGAAATTCAACAAGCATTTTGTCTAATAAATCAGATGCTTTGATGTTCTTTTCTGAGATTTAGTTTCATGTCATTTTACTGCATTTTCTTTCCATACcagaaaggaaaatgtggttttttgttttttggtcatGCTATCTAAAaccctattttatttatttatttatttttgttttctatgttttcagaaaaaatttaGCAAGAATTGTtagatttcatgatatttatttcataGCTTCAGTATTCATGCAACAGGGATTTTCTTCATCATTGGTCATGGTGTTTCCTGTTTATTCTTCCCAGGTACCTACACAGTAACAAGCTCACTGGGCTAATTCCActtgaattggggaacatgtCCAAGCTAAGCTATCTGTGAAGGTTCttactttaaaataaaatttccatttcGGGGATATTTGTGTGAAAATTATTTCTGATAGTTTCCTTCTACAGGAAATTGAACAATAATGAACTGGTTGGTAGCATTCCGGCCGAGCTTAGATAGCTAGAGTTGTTTGAATTGTGCATGGCAAAGATTGAATGGTTCCATTCCATCTGAATTCCTGAAGCTGGAGAGTCTAAC
This region of Magnolia sinica isolate HGM2019 chromosome 1, MsV1, whole genome shotgun sequence genomic DNA includes:
- the LOC131247786 gene encoding uncharacterized protein LOC131247786 produces the protein MEETEPPFTPTIMSEVMPQRFLIPPIIQYSGSGDPSEHVKAYRSWMQIQTTMDAMMCHGFSINLTGSARSWYMQLKPNSVGSFAELSRLFFTQFISGKKSWKQTTHLFTIKQGPKESLKDFIAHFNEEALQVEDYDDQMVLSAMFSELKEWKFTFSIGKNPPKMLVELVTRAQKYTNAGELSNSCKNIQVAEPSTKGKRLRNEEPQSSNKKSNDYVPCDRRPSRKPEADVEPRDKRKYCRFHHDHSHNTSDCVDLKDEIETLIRKGHLRRYTEEKSAQREEQLSKTVEEPVKIRTIFGGSSSGGDSNRARKAHSRKSDPEHYVHMTERLKKELRVSSCSLTFTKDDACGIQYSHDNTLLVAMTIVNHKVYRILVDIGTWLISSTQRPSKEWGFQGHASDQ